TTTTGTACACTACTTAGATGAAAAGTATGAGTTTAATAGTGATAAAAATAGCGTAAGCATAGTAGATGGTGGAACTTTAGCCCAACGGCTAATTCCACTTATCGTAAAGTTTGATAAATTAATTGTAGTTGATTGTATTGATGCATTAGATTCAAAACCTGGTGATGTATATTTCTTTGATTTTGATAATATGCCAAACACTATTGATTGGCAAGGAAGTGCACACGAAGTAGAGATGTTACAAACATTAAATATGGTGCAAATGAATGGAGATTTACCTCAAACACAAGTATTAGGAATAATACCAAAAAGAGTAGCAGATGATACTACTTTTGAGTTAAGTGAAGAGATAATAAATGCAATACCAACAATGGAACATACAATTATTGATTATCTAAAACAATTAGATGTTGATGTAAAAGTAATAAATGAAGATACTACTATTACACAAATAGCACAGGTTTCATACAAAAGAGAGATAAAAAATGATCCTAAAATTTAGTTTTGACTATAACTCAAATAACAATGCCCTTATATACTTTTTACAAAATATTGTTAGTAAAACAAAATTAGAAAATAAGATTGTAAGACAAAAAGATATTGTTTTATATGTTGAAGGTAATGAAGAGGAATTAATCTCTTTTTCTGATGAACTTGCTGCTACTCTTCCAATGTCAATTTTTCTAAAAAATAATACAGCAGAAGTTGTTCCAGAAATTCCACAAGTAGATAGTATAAAAGTAGATAAAAACAAAGAGTTTGCTTTTTGTGCTTCATGCTTAAAACAAATAGAAGATAGTAGTAATGAAGATTTTTATAATCCTTTTATCTCTTGTTCTATTTGTGGTACAACTTGTGATGTAAAAAAACTGATTTTATTAGAAGGTAATGAAGAGATATCATATAACTCAAATAAAGAGTTATTTGAAAAATTAGCCTCTTTAATAAATGAAGATAAAAAAGTAAAAATAAAGACTAATTCTGGTGAGTTTGTTTTTAAAAAATTATCAAAAACAGACAAAGAAGTAAATCTATTATCGACAAATTTAGTAAATATTTCAAAAGTTTTAGTTGCAAATAAAAAAGAGATTGTAGCTTTAGCAAGCGTTGAAAAACCATCACTTGATTTAAGAGTAAACGAAGTATTTAAAATGACAGATACTTTAAATCAAGAGTATGTAAACGTAAGATATGTAGATGATTTGATTTTATATCTATTATCTAAAGAGTTAGAAAATTATAGTATTGATTTTTTAATTTATAGTAAAGATGAAGATTTTGATTATGAATTAACTTATGAAGGTGATACTAAAAATTTAGATATTATGAAAATTAAAATAGTAGAAGATAATACTATTATTTTAAATTCTAATTCATATGATAAATCACTAAATACTATTTATTCAAAATTTGATGATAAATCAAAAGCACATTTTATGGTACTTTTACAAGAGTATAATTTCTATAATAAAAGTGTTTTAAACTTCTATTCTTCGACAAAACATAATGATAATATTTGTTTATATTCAAAAGATATAGAAGGCTTTTTAGATATTGTTAATTATAAATTACCAAAATCAATAAAAGAGATTTTTGATACTTTACAAAAAGATGAAACATCAAGCAGACTTCTAAATAACTATAAAGAAAAATATCCTGAGATTTATGAAAATGCATTAAATTGTGATATTTCTATGTTAAAAGATAAAAATATCTATTCATTATGGAAAATTGTTGCAGTTGTTTTAGGTTTTAGCTCAAAAATTGAAGAAGAAAATATAGTTTTAAATAAAGCAATTGAGTGCCTTTTAGAAAAAGGTCCTAGAATTGATTATAAACTAAAAGATTCTGAAAAGATGTTTAATAAAGAGTTTTTATTACATAAATTATTTCAATCAGGAATGAGTTTTAAACTTGCTGGTGTTGATGATAATACTTTATGTTTAGGTTATATTGAGAGTTTTGCACACTATATTGCAAAATTAGTAGATGATGTACACTCTGAAGTACCACTTGATGGTGTAAGTTTAACAGGTGATATATTCACATATGACTTAATTTCAAAACTAGTACATAAAAGTATTACAAAAAACTTTAAAATATACTATAATAAGGACTTCGTAATACAAAAATAAGAAGTTTTGATGGTAATTGGAAAGTTAGTAAAAGTTAAAGGTATAGTTCAAGGAGTAGGATTTAGACCTTATGTATTTAACCTATGTGATAATTATAAATTAAGAGGTTGGGTTAATAATGATGATGAAGGTGTAAATATTGTCTTAGAAGGTGACGAAGTTACTATAAATGAGTTTATAAAAGAGCTCGAAGAGTTTCCTCCTCCTTTAGCTAAAATTGATTCAGTTGAAATATTTTCAAAAGAGCTTGAATATTTTCAAGATTTTAAAATATTAGAAAGTGAAAATCACTCAAATAAATCTACAATAATTTCTCCAGATATTGCAATTTGTCAAGATTGTATAGATGATATAAATGATGAAAATAATTTTAGACATAATTATGCATTAACAAATTGTACAAATTGTGGGCCAAGATACTCAATTATTAAAACAGTTCCATATGACAGAGTAAATACTTCAATGTCAAATTTTGAATTATGCAGTAGTTGCTATGAAGAGTACATAAATCCTAAAAATAGAAGATATCACGCGCAACCTGTATGTTGTGAAAAATGTGGGCCTAAAATAGAGCTATATAATAATTTTAATAAAAAATTATGTGATGGTGTTAGTGCAATTGATAAATTAGCCTCTTTGATAAACAATGGAGAAATAGTAGCAATAAAAGGAATAGGTGGATTTCATTTAGTTTGTGATGCAACTATTGATGATGCTGTTAATAATTTAAGAAAAAGAAAAAACAGACCTACTAAACCTTATGCAGTTATGTTTAAAGATATAAATCAAATAAATGAAGTTGCTACTTTAACACAAAAAGAAGAAGAAATAATCTCTTCAAAAGAGAAACCAATTACTTTAGTTAAGAAAAAACAACAATCAAAACTTAGCTCTTTTGTTGCTCCAAATACTGATAGATTAGGTTGTTTTTTACCTTATACTCCACTACATATTCTTCTATTTAAAAAATTAAATAATCCAATTATTGCAACAAGTGCAAATTTAAAAGATGAGCCAATTATTAGACATAAAGATGAGTTAATTGTAAAACTTGGTGATGTGGCAGATTTTGTATTAGATTTTAATAGAGAGATTATAAATGCTGTTGATGATAGTGTTGTTCAAGTGGTAAATGATGATATTTTTAAATTTAGAAATGCAAGGGGTTATTCACCAAGCGTTATAAAACTAAAAAATAAGCAAAGTAAAAAAATATTAGCACTTGGCGCAAATCAAAAATCAACTATAAGTATTGCATTTGGTGATAATATAATAGTATCACCTCATATTGGAGATTTAAACTCTATTGATTCAATTGAGTATTTTATGAGAACTGTAAAAACTTTCAAAAGGTTTTATGATTTTGAAGCAGATATTATTGTATGTGATAAGCATCCCTCATATGAAAGTACAAAATGGGCAAATCAATTAAAAAATAAGCAAGTTGTAAAAATCCAACACCATTATGCACATATCTTAAGCGCAATGGCAGAGTATAAATTAGAAAGAGATGTTTTAGGTATTTCATTTGATGGAACAGGTTATGGCGATGATGGTAATATTTGGGGTGGAGAAGTTTTTGTAGCTTCAAAAAAAGAGTATAAAAGAGTAAAACATTTTAAATATTTTAAACTTCTTGGTGGAGAAAAAGCTGTAAAAGAGCCAAAAAGAGTAGCATTATCTTTGCTTTTTGATACTTTTACTTTAGAAGAGTTAGAACAAAAACATTTATCAACTTTAAATCAATTTTCACTTCAAGAATTAAAAATGCTAAATACAATGTGGGAAAAAGGATTAAATGCACCACAAACAAGTTCAGTTGGAAGAATTTTTGATGCTATTGCTTCATTAGCTAATATTTTACATATTCAAACTTATGAGGGTGAAACTGGATTATTAATTGAGCAATATTATAGTGAAAATATAACACAAATATTTGATTATGTTATTGATGATTATATTATTGATATTAGACCAATGATAAAAGCAATTGTAGAAGATGAGTATGACAAAAAAACAATTTGTTCAAAATTTATAAATACAATGGCAAAAATAATTATGGATATTTCAGATGAATATGATGATTTAGATGTTGTTTTATCTGGTGGGGTATTTCAAAACAAAACATTATTAGAAAAAGTAATAAAAAATTTAAAACAAAAGAATAAGGAAGTTTTTTATTCAAAAATAGTTCCTGTTAATGATGGTGGAATTTCTGTTGGACAAATTTACTCTCAAGTAGAATAAAATAGTTTAAAAATAACATAAAAAATTCTTATAAATTACACTAAAATTGTTTTTAACTTAGTATTAGATAAAATAGGTCCTTAATTTCTCATAAGGTTGGCTATGAAGACAGCAAAGTTCAGTAGATTAGGTTTTATTTTAGCGGCAGTTGGGTCTGCAGTTGGTTTAGGAAATATTTGGAAATTTCCTTATGTAACAGGTGAATACGGTGGTGGTGCATTTGTTCTTGTTTATTTAGTTACAGCATTATTTGTAGGTATATTTGTTCTTATTGCTGAGTTATTAATTGGTAAATTAGGTCAAAGTGATGCAGTTTCTATGTTTGAAAATCTTGCAACAAAGCATAAAAAAGCTTGGAAATGGGCAGGTTTTGTAATAATTGTTCCTCTAATTATTCTTTCATATTATTCAGTAGTAATTGGCTGGATTTTTCATTATATTGTGATGTCTTTTGAAAAGTTACCAACAACAGTAAAAGAATCTACAGATAATTTTATGAGTTTATTGACTTCTGATTATCAAACACAACTCTTTTATCATACAATAGTTTTTGTATTAGTTACAGCAATTATTTTAAAAGGTATTAAAAATGGAATTGAAAAAATAAATAAAATTTTAATGCCATTATTAGGTATTTTATTAGCAGTTTTATTTGTTTATTCTATTAATGTAGATGCATTTGTAGATGCAGCACATTTTATGTTTGATCCAGATTTTTCAAAACTTAGTTCAACAGCAGTAGTTGTAGCTATTGGACAAGCATTTTATACATTATCTTTAGGTATGGGTATTATTATTACATATGCTGCTTCTTTACCAAAACAATCAAATATTGTAAGGTCATCTTTAATTATTGCAATAATTGATACTATTGTTGCAATTGTAGCAGGACTTATTATTTTTACACTATTATTTGATAAAGGTGCGCAGTCAACAAAAGGTGCAGGGCTAGTATTTATCTCTTTACCATCAGTATTTTATGAGTTTGGTGGAGCTGGACAATTCTTAGCTTTATTATTCTTTATTGCTATTGCATTTGCAGGGATTACATCTGCAATTTCGATGATGGAACCAGCAGTATTATATCTAATTCAAAGATTTAATATGACAAGAACAAAAGCTGCAATTATTTGTAGTATTTTCTTCTATCTTTTAGGAATAGTAACACTATTTTCAAATATTACTGATTATGCTCCTATTCTAAAAGTAGGTGATAAAAGTTTCTTTGATTGGGTAGATTTTGTGTGTTCAACAATATTAGTTCCATTTGGTGGAATATTAGTTGTTATTTTTGTTGGATATTATATGGATAAAGAAAAAATTAAACATGAGCTTATTCCTTTAATGGGAAAAACTTTCGTATCAATTTGGTTTTTTATGATTAGATATATTATTCCATTTGCACTTATGGCAGTAATCTTAAACGAGACAGGTCTTTTTAAATTCTAAGAGTTTTAACTCTTAGAATTTATTTTCTTACTTTTTTTTCAACTAATTTAACTCTTTTTTCTATTAAAAATGCTCCAAATGGAATTAAAGATAAAACAAAAAGTTGAAAAGCAAATCCTTTATCCCAATTTAATTTTTTTAGTACAGAAAACAAAGCTATTGCAAATATTATAAATAAAACTCCATGTGTCATTCCTACAACTTTTACTACATACGGATTTCCCAATATATACTTTATTGGCATTGCAATAAAAAGAAGAACTAAATAAGAAACTCCCTCAATTGCAGAAATAAATCTAAAACTATTTAACATCTCATTCCTTTTTATTATAATTTTGGTTAATAATTTTTTACTTTTTTAATATAAGTAGACATAATAATTATTTTATCTCTAAAAAAAATAAAACTATAAGTGCTATTTTAATGCTACGAACTATCGATATAATTAAAGTTTTATTTAGATAAAATATTTAATTTTATTTTAAGTTTAGTGACAAAATAAAATTATAATATTAAAAAATAGACACTCATTATGTCGACATATAGTCCTAATATGGTTAAAATTAAAACACACGAGGAAAAGGAGCGCGGATGCAGTTTTTTAAAAATATGAATATTAGAGCAAAAATTTTAGCAATAGTAATTACAACTGTAATATTGATTTCAGTTATTATTGCACTTAAATCAATTTATTCAATTAATCAACTGACACAAAAGAATATTGAGGGCTATCAAGAAAAAGCTTATATTCAAAAAGAGAACGAGTTAAAAAGTTATGTCTCTATGGCATTAAAAACAGTAAAGAGTTTTTACAATATGACTTCACCACAAAAAGTTAAGTCTTTAGTTGAAAAAGATTTAAAATCAAATACAGATTTTCTATTTTCAATAATCCAAAAAGAGTATGCAAAATACAATGGTGTGATAAGTCAAAGCGAATTAAAAAATAGAATTAAACAGACTATATTAAATGCAAGATTTGAAGATAATGGCTATTTCTTCGTAACTGATTTTGATAATAATATGGTTCTTCATCCAATTGATAAAAGTTTAGTTGGTAGAAACTTTACAACAGTTAAAGATAAAAATGGAGTAGATTTTATCAATAAAATTACAAAACCTATTAAAGCAGGGGAGAGTGAAGGTTTTGTAAATTATGTATGGCAAAAACCAGGTACTAAAGATATTGAACAAAAGATATCTTATGGTAGATTATTTAAGCCTTTTAATTGGGTAATTATTAGTGGAAAATATTTAGATAGTTTAGATAAACAGATGCAACAAGAGGCTCTTGCAACTTTATCAAATATGAGATTTGGAAATAATGGTTATTTTTGGGTAAATGATACAAATTATAAACTTATTATGAATCCAAATAATAAAAAGAATATTGGTAAAAATCTAAAAGAGAATGAAGATTCAAATGGTAAAAAATATTTCCAAGAGTTTGTAAATATTTCTAAAACAAAAGGCGAAGGTTTAGTAAAATATTATAAGAACAAACCAGGACAAAAAGTTGCAAAAGAGAAATTCTCTTATGTTATGTATTTTGAGCCTTGGGATTGGGTAATAGGAACTGGTACGTATATTGAAGATATTGAAAAAAATATTGAGACAATGGCAGCTCACTCAGAAAGTGAGATTAGTAATGTTATTACTCAAATTATAATAATCTCAGTAGTTTCAGTAGTTTTAATTTTATTAATTATTACATTTTTATCAAATAAAATTTTAGTTGAACCAATTGAGGATTTAAAATCTGGATTATTAGAATTCTTTAAATTTATAAATCATGAATCAAATGATGTAAAAACATTAAAAGTATTTTTTAATGATGAAATAGGTCAAATGTCAAAAATGATAAATGAGAATATAAAAAATAGTAAAAGAATTTTAGAAGAAGACAAAGCTGTAATAACTGAAGTTTCAGATTTAGTAAATCATATTAGTTCAGGTGAACTTTCAGGAAGAATACAAAGCAGTAGTTCAAATCCTTCTATTACACAGTTAATTGGAGTATTTAACAGTATGATGGAACATCTTCAAGCTATTGTAAATCATTCATTAGGCGTACTTAAAAAATACCAACAAAATGATTTTAGAGTTGAAACAACTATGAGATGTACAGGTGAGATTTGTGACTTGATGAATGGTATAAATGATTTAGGACACACAATTAGTGATATGTTAGTAGAAAATAAAAGAAATGGATTAACACTTAATAATTCAGCAAAAATATTATCTGCAAATGTTGATAGTTTAAATAACTCATCTCAAGAATCTGCTTCAAGTTTAGAAGAAACAGCAGCTGCATTGGAGCAAATTACAGGTAACATTAGAGAAAATGTAGAACATGTAAAAACTATGAGTTTATATGCAAATGAGTTAAATGAGTCTTCAAAACAAGGAAATGATTTAGCAACAAAAACTTCAGCTTCTATGGATGATATAGATAATCAAGTTACAGCTATTAATGAAGCAATTACAGTAATTGACCAAATTGCATTCCAAACAAATATTCTTTCACTAAATGCAGCTGTTGAAGCAGCAACAGCAGGTGAAGCTGGAAAAGGTTTTGCCGTAGTTGCAGCAGAAGTTAGAAATCTTGCAAGTAGAAGTGCAGATGCAGCAAGAGAGATTAAAGATTTAGTTGAGCATGCTACTGTTAAAGCAAATGAAGGTAAAGCAATAGCTGATGATATGATAAAAGGTTATCATTCATTAAATGAAAATATAAATAAAACAATCACATTGATTGAAGATGTAACTGTTGCAAGTAAAGAACAACAAGTTGGAATTGAGCAAATCAATGATGCTATTAATGAATTAGACCAACAAACACAACAAAATGCAAATGTAGCAATGAGAACAAAAGATGTT
This genomic window from Arcobacter sp. CECT 8986 contains:
- the hypF gene encoding carbamoyltransferase HypF yields the protein MVIGKLVKVKGIVQGVGFRPYVFNLCDNYKLRGWVNNDDEGVNIVLEGDEVTINEFIKELEEFPPPLAKIDSVEIFSKELEYFQDFKILESENHSNKSTIISPDIAICQDCIDDINDENNFRHNYALTNCTNCGPRYSIIKTVPYDRVNTSMSNFELCSSCYEEYINPKNRRYHAQPVCCEKCGPKIELYNNFNKKLCDGVSAIDKLASLINNGEIVAIKGIGGFHLVCDATIDDAVNNLRKRKNRPTKPYAVMFKDINQINEVATLTQKEEEIISSKEKPITLVKKKQQSKLSSFVAPNTDRLGCFLPYTPLHILLFKKLNNPIIATSANLKDEPIIRHKDELIVKLGDVADFVLDFNREIINAVDDSVVQVVNDDIFKFRNARGYSPSVIKLKNKQSKKILALGANQKSTISIAFGDNIIVSPHIGDLNSIDSIEYFMRTVKTFKRFYDFEADIIVCDKHPSYESTKWANQLKNKQVVKIQHHYAHILSAMAEYKLERDVLGISFDGTGYGDDGNIWGGEVFVASKKEYKRVKHFKYFKLLGGEKAVKEPKRVALSLLFDTFTLEELEQKHLSTLNQFSLQELKMLNTMWEKGLNAPQTSSVGRIFDAIASLANILHIQTYEGETGLLIEQYYSENITQIFDYVIDDYIIDIRPMIKAIVEDEYDKKTICSKFINTMAKIIMDISDEYDDLDVVLSGGVFQNKTLLEKVIKNLKQKNKEVFYSKIVPVNDGGISVGQIYSQVE
- a CDS encoding cache domain-containing protein produces the protein MQFFKNMNIRAKILAIVITTVILISVIIALKSIYSINQLTQKNIEGYQEKAYIQKENELKSYVSMALKTVKSFYNMTSPQKVKSLVEKDLKSNTDFLFSIIQKEYAKYNGVISQSELKNRIKQTILNARFEDNGYFFVTDFDNNMVLHPIDKSLVGRNFTTVKDKNGVDFINKITKPIKAGESEGFVNYVWQKPGTKDIEQKISYGRLFKPFNWVIISGKYLDSLDKQMQQEALATLSNMRFGNNGYFWVNDTNYKLIMNPNNKKNIGKNLKENEDSNGKKYFQEFVNISKTKGEGLVKYYKNKPGQKVAKEKFSYVMYFEPWDWVIGTGTYIEDIEKNIETMAAHSESEISNVITQIIIISVVSVVLILLIITFLSNKILVEPIEDLKSGLLEFFKFINHESNDVKTLKVFFNDEIGQMSKMINENIKNSKRILEEDKAVITEVSDLVNHISSGELSGRIQSSSSNPSITQLIGVFNSMMEHLQAIVNHSLGVLKKYQQNDFRVETTMRCTGEICDLMNGINDLGHTISDMLVENKRNGLTLNNSAKILSANVDSLNNSSQESASSLEETAAALEQITGNIRENVEHVKTMSLYANELNESSKQGNDLATKTSASMDDIDNQVTAINEAITVIDQIAFQTNILSLNAAVEAATAGEAGKGFAVVAAEVRNLASRSADAAREIKDLVEHATVKANEGKAIADDMIKGYHSLNENINKTITLIEDVTVASKEQQVGIEQINDAINELDQQTQQNANVAMRTKDVSVQTAQISQRIVDNANDKEFVGKDEVKAINLD
- a CDS encoding DUF3817 domain-containing protein, with the protein product MLNSFRFISAIEGVSYLVLLFIAMPIKYILGNPYVVKVVGMTHGVLFIIFAIALFSVLKKLNWDKGFAFQLFVLSLIPFGAFLIEKRVKLVEKKVRK
- a CDS encoding sodium-dependent transporter, with the translated sequence MKTAKFSRLGFILAAVGSAVGLGNIWKFPYVTGEYGGGAFVLVYLVTALFVGIFVLIAELLIGKLGQSDAVSMFENLATKHKKAWKWAGFVIIVPLIILSYYSVVIGWIFHYIVMSFEKLPTTVKESTDNFMSLLTSDYQTQLFYHTIVFVLVTAIILKGIKNGIEKINKILMPLLGILLAVLFVYSINVDAFVDAAHFMFDPDFSKLSSTAVVVAIGQAFYTLSLGMGIIITYAASLPKQSNIVRSSLIIAIIDTIVAIVAGLIIFTLLFDKGAQSTKGAGLVFISLPSVFYEFGGAGQFLALLFFIAIAFAGITSAISMMEPAVLYLIQRFNMTRTKAAIICSIFFYLLGIVTLFSNITDYAPILKVGDKSFFDWVDFVCSTILVPFGGILVVIFVGYYMDKEKIKHELIPLMGKTFVSIWFFMIRYIIPFALMAVILNETGLFKF
- a CDS encoding HyaD/HybD family hydrogenase maturation endopeptidase yields the protein MNILILGIGNILFQDEGMGAHFVHYLDEKYEFNSDKNSVSIVDGGTLAQRLIPLIVKFDKLIVVDCIDALDSKPGDVYFFDFDNMPNTIDWQGSAHEVEMLQTLNMVQMNGDLPQTQVLGIIPKRVADDTTFELSEEIINAIPTMEHTIIDYLKQLDVDVKVINEDTTITQIAQVSYKREIKNDPKI